Proteins encoded together in one Canis aureus isolate CA01 chromosome 21, VMU_Caureus_v.1.0, whole genome shotgun sequence window:
- the LOC144293323 gene encoding olfactory receptor 5L1-like — protein MGEENCTSVTEFILLGLADAPELRVFLFLLFLLIYGVTVLGNLGMIAVIQVSSQLHTPMYFFLSHLSFVDFCYSTIIVPKMLPNILNRDKAISFLGCMVQFYLFCTYAITEVFLLAVMAYDRFVAICNPLLYMVTMSRNLCMELVSCCYLCGTACSLIHLCLALQIPSYRSNVINHFFCDLPPLLSLACSDVTMNELLLYIVATFNELTTILIILTSYLLILITILRMRSAEGRRKAFSTCASHLTAILVFHGTILFIYCRPGSGNSMDADKVATVFYTIVIPMLNPLIYSLRNKDVKEALRKVVSSKIFS, from the coding sequence ATGGGGGAAGAGAACTGCACCAGTGTAACAGAGTTCATTCTGCTTGGATTAGCAGATGCCCCAGAGCTGAGAGTCTTCCTCTTCCTGCTGTTTCTTCTCATCTATGGAGTCACGGTTTTGGGAAATCTGGGCATGATCGCAGTGATCCAGGTCAGCTCTCAGCTTCACACTCCCATGTACTTTTTCCTCAGCCACTTGTCCTTTGTGGATTTTTGCTACTCCACGATCATCGTGCCAAAGATGCTGCCCAATATCTTAAACAGGGACAAAGCCATCTCCTTCCTCGGTTGCATGGTGcagttctatttattttgtacttatGCAATCACTGAGGTCTTCCTGTTGGctgtgatggcctatgaccgcttcGTGGCCATCTGCAACCCACTGCTGTACATGGTCACCATGTCCCGGAATCTCTGTATGGAGCTGGTGTCCTGCTGCTACCTCTGTGGGACGGCCTGTTCTCTGATCCACTTGTGTTTAGCCCTTCAGATCCCATCCTATAGATCAAATGTGATTAACCACTTCTTTTGTGATCTACCCCCTCTCTTATCTCTTGCTTGCTCTGATGTCACTATGAATGAACTGTTGCTGTACATCGTGGCCACCTTCAACGAGCTCACCACCATCCTGATCATCCTTACCTCCTATTTGCTGATTCTCATCACCATCCTGAGGATGCGCTCTGCAGAGGGAAGGCGCAAAGCCTTTTCCACCTGTGCCTCCCACCTCACAGCCATCCTTGTCTTCCATGGAACGATCCTTTTCATTTATTGTCGGCCGGGTTCGGGCAACAGTATGGATGCTGACAAGGTGGCCACGGTGTTCTACACCATAGTGATTCCCATGCTGAACCCCCTCATCTATAGTCTGAGGAATAAGGATGTGAAAGAAGCTCTCAGAAAAGTGGTGAGCtccaaaatattttcctag
- the LOC144293164 gene encoding olfactory receptor 5L1-like has translation MAETGEENCTSATEFILLGLADAPELRVFLFLLFLLIYGVTVLGNLGMIAVIQVSSQLHTPMYFFLSHLSFVDFCYSTIIVPKMLPNILNRDKAISFLGCMVQFYLFCTCVVTEVFLLAVMAYDRFVAICNPLLYMVTMSQNLCMELVSCCYLCGTACSLIHLCLALQIPSYRSDVINHFFCDLPPLLSLACSDVTMNELMVSIVATFNEIITIMIILTSYLLILITILRMRSAEGRRKAFSTCASHFTAILVFHGTILFNYCRPSSGNSMDTDKVATVFYTIVIPMLNPLIYSLRNKDVKEALKKVLRSRVPFEKLFS, from the coding sequence ATGGCAGAAACGGGGGAAGAGAACTGCACCAGTGCGACAGAATTCATTCTGCTTGGATTAGCAGATGCCCCAGAGCTGAGAGTCTTCCTCTTCCTGCTGTTTCTTCTCATCTATGGAGTCACGGTTTTGGGAAATCTGGGCATGATCGCAGTGATCCAGGTCAGCTCTCAGCTTCACACTCCCATGTACTTTTTCCTCAGCCACTTGTCCTTTGTGGATTTTTGCTACTCCACGATCATCGTGCCAAAGATGCTGCCCAATATCTTAAACAGGGACAAAGCCATCTCCTTCCTCGGTTGCATGGTGcagttctatttattttgtacATGTGTGGTAACTGAGGTCTTCCTGTTGGctgtgatggcctatgaccgcttcGTGGCCATCTGCAACCCACTGCTGTACATGGTCACCATGTCCCAGAATCTCTGTATGGAGCTGGTGTCCTGCTGCTACCTCTGTGGGACGGCCTGTTCTCTGATCCACTTGTGTTTAGCCCTTCAGATCCCATCCTATAGATCAGATGTGATTAACCACTTCTTTTGTGATCTACCCCCTCTCTTATCTCTTGCTTGCTCTGATGTCACTATGAATGAACTCATGGTGTCCATCGTGGCCACCTTCAACGAGATCATCACCATCATGATCATCCTCACCTCCTATTTGCTGATTCTCATCACCATCCTGAGGATGCGCTCTGCAGAGGGAAGGCGCAAAGCCTTTTCCACCTGTGCTTCTCACTTCACAGCCATCCTTGTCTTCCATGGAACAATCCTTTTCAATTATTGTCGGCCCAGTTCTGGCAACAGTATGGATACTGACAAGGTGGCCACGGTGTTCTACACCATAGTGATTCCCATGCTGAACCCTCTCATCTATAGTCTGAGGAACAAGGATGTGAAAGAAGCTCTCAAGAAAGTATTGCGATCTAGAGTACCCtttgaaaaactattttcttGA